Part of the bacterium HR11 genome is shown below.
CGCCCAGAGGGCCCCGTCTGCCGGGATGAAGCCGTAGGTCTGATACAAGCCCCGCCGAAACACGGCGCTCAAGGGGACCGGCGAGAGACCCGTCCGGACGCCGTTCCAGAAGGCGGCCAGGTTTCGGTCCGGATCGTCGTAGACGGGATACACCGCCGTGAAGACGGCCGCCCCCGCCAGGAGGGCCTCCAGGTTCGGCCACGGCGTCTGACCCGGCGTCTCCAGATTCAGGTCCGTGTAGGCCAGCCGGTCGGCGACGACGAGGACGACGTGAAATCGGCTGTTCAGGCGACGGAATTCCTGAAAGGCCTCGACGGGCTTTTCGACCGGCGCCCATGGAGACGACGCCTCCGGGACGGTCCGATACAGCATGGGCTCGACCAGCCAGACCCGGTCGGCTTGGACGCCCTGCGGTTCCAGGGCGATCCGCAAGACGGCCCACTGACGGGCCAGGGGACTCAGGTCGACCTGAAAGGACCGAACGGCGTGGGCCAGCTCGGCGGCCGCGACGTCCGTCGGGGGCAGGAGGTCGATAGGGGCCGCTCCCTGGACGGGGCGGAGACCCTGCACGTGGACCCGGACGGTCCCGGCCGTGATCCCCTGGGCCCCGATGCCCCATGCCAGGACGGCGCCCGGCGGGACCCACGTCGGAAATTCGACCTGAAGCGAAGAACTCACCGGAAGGGCTCGGTACTGGCGGCCGTGGATGAGAGCCAGGACCGGACCCGTTTCGGTGCCCTGCACGTTCAACCGTTCCGGGAGCGTCAGGAGGTAAACGACGCCATACGGTCGGGACGGCGTGCCGACGGATTGACAGCCGCAGAGTACGGTGAGACCGAGGGTCACGCTCAGCCATCGAAGCTTTCGGGTCATGCCGACGTCTCCAGACTGCTGGGCCGGTTCTCATAATGACGGGACGCCAGGGAGATAGTCGAAACCACCGGCCGGCCATGTCCGTCCCGTCTCACACCATCAGGGCATCTCGGCCGGCCTTAGACCCGCCCCGGGAGCCTCGTCGGGGAGTGAAGCCCATCGGGAGTCTCTTCCCCGGGACCCCTTACAAGATGCGCCCGTAGCCGGCCGCCTGCCAGTCTTTCAGAAATCGTTCCAGCCCGATGTCCGTCAGGGGATGCTTCAAGAGCTGTTCGAAGACCTTCGGCGGCATCGTGGCGATGTCGGCCCCCAGGAGAGCCGCCTCCAGGACGTGGAGGGGATGCCGAATCGAGGCGACCAGGACCTGGGTCCGAATTTGGTAGTGGCGGAAGATGGCTATCGTCTGACGAATGACCTGCATCCCCCGGTGGGCGATGTCGTCCAGCCGGCCCACGAAGGGGCTGACGATGTAGGCCCCGGCCTTGGCGGCCAGGAGGGCCTGGATGGGCGTGAAGATCAGGGTCGTGTTGACCCGAATGCCCTCCCGGGCGAGGACCCGGATCGCCCGGAGGCCCTCGGCCGTCATGGGGATCTTGACGACAATATGCGGGTCCAGGGCGGCCAGCCGACGGGCCTCGGCGATCATCTCCTCATGATGCGTCGCCACGACTTCGGCGCTGACGTCCCCCTGGACGATGGCGCAGATCTCCTTGAGGACTTCCAGGGGGTTCCCGCCCTGCTGGGCGAGCAGGGTCGGGTTCGTCGTGATCCCGTCGATCACGCCGGTCGCCGCCAGGCGTCGGATCTCATCGACGTTGGCCGTGTCTAAGAAGATCTTCATCGGCCTGCCTCGACGGTTCGTGGACAGGATGCAAGATGCAAGATACAGGATGCAAGACGCAGGATGCAAGATGCGAAATGGGGAGATAGGGAAGTAGGGATCTATTCGCCATTCGCCATTCGCCACTCGCTATTCGCCACTCGCCACGAGTCGCCGGCGGAGGAGGTCCAGGGCCATCTGGGCCGACTGTTCCTTGATGAGCTCCCGGGTCCCCCGAAATTGAAACCGCCGG
Proteins encoded:
- the tal_1 gene encoding Transaldolase codes for the protein MKIFLDTANVDEIRRLAATGVIDGITTNPTLLAQQGGNPLEVLKEICAIVQGDVSAEVVATHHEEMIAEARRLAALDPHIVVKIPMTAEGLRAIRVLAREGIRVNTTLIFTPIQALLAAKAGAYIVSPFVGRLDDIAHRGMQVIRQTIAIFRHYQIRTQVLVASIRHPLHVLEAALLGADIATMPPKVFEQLLKHPLTDIGLERFLKDWQAAGYGRIL